The genomic stretch TTCAAAGGAAGGCTGCAAAACTCCTGGGTATCTCACCCAGGGCGCTTCACTACAAGTTAAAGAAACACGGCATCCGCTCCTCTAGATCCTCGAATGCAACCAATGGATCTTGATCTGAGGCCTGGGTGGGCTTGGGCACGACGCGAAGTGAACAAACCATTGTTGTAGATGTGCCAAGACTCTGGCTGGCCTGGCACGTGATTCAGCCTCCAGGAATTGATTGGGGAGGTGGCACCGCCTGATTTACCAGTAGGCAACAAGGCTAAGATCCGGGAAAAGATAGGCCCCAAGGGTGCTCTGTTCCAGACAATGATCCACCTTGTAGATTCCTACCATGGGAGCATCCCAGGATTTTCCTGGTCTTGAGGATTGACATGGATTGATGCCATAGCTAAAATCAGGTAGCTTAAATCAAGCAACCGGCGTTCAAAGACGCATCCACCGGGAAGCAGGATGGCCAAATCATAATCAAGTCTTCTTGCTTTCCAAATCTTTCTCCGGTCGGCAAGCTGATCGAGCCTGATTTCTATTCCAGGAGCAGTTTTGCAGGCAGCCTCGTAAACGGGTCTGTGCATTCTCTGTGTTACAGGAGGAAAAGCCTCAAGTGTTGAAACCCAACCGAAGAAGACAGAGTGCCTCTGAAATCTACCGAGTGGCCCACCGATTGCTGAGGGAAGGCAAAGCGCACCAGGCAATCAAACATCTTCAGGAAGGCATTTCCCGGTTTCCCCACCAGGTTTTGCTCTTGAGGAGTCTGGCCGAAGCTCACAGACAATCAGGCAATTTCGGGGAGGCCATATCCAATTACGAGAAGGTCCTGGAATTGGAGCCAAGAGACGAGATCTCCCTAAACGGGATAGGCAATTGTTATCTGAAGATGAAGCGTTTCGAGGATGCCCTGTCCTATTTCCAGCGCATCCTGGAGGGTAACCCCGACAATGTTTACGCCCTGGCAGGTGCCGGTGATGCCCACCTGGGCCTGGGCCATGCAGAGAAGGCCATCGAGGCGTGGGAAGAACTTCTAAAGAGATCTCCAGACAATGTGTTCATACTTAACAAGATAGCGGACCATTATAGAAGGCAGGGCTGTTATGAGCTGGCCGCGAGTTACTATGAGCGGGTCCTGCAGGTGGATGAAAAGAATCCCTATGCTCTGGTTGGGCTGGGCAGTTGCCATGCAGCCCGTTCGGATCTCAACAGCGCTTTGGAAATCTGGAAAACTGCCCTAAATCATAACTCCAACAATGTTCTTTTGCTGTCTCGCATAGCAGACGGGTATAGACGTATGGGTCAGTGGGAAGAGGCCATAGAATACTTCAAAAGGGTTCTCTTGCTGGACAAGAGAAACGGGGCCTGCCTTGCCGGACTGGTAGAGGCTTATTGGGAGACCCGACAGACCCAGGAGGCCATGGAAACCTTAAGAAAGCTCCTGGAAGTGGATCCGGGAAATGTGAAAGCTCTTAAGTGCTTGGGGGAGATTCTGGAGAGTCAGGAGCAATGGTCTGAGGCCCTGAGCTGTTATGAGAAGGTCTTGGAATACTCCAAAGGGGATCCAGAAGCCCTTTTGGGCAAGCACAGAGTGTTGAGCCGATGGGCAGATGGCAAGGAGGATCTCGAGGCTGTTGAGAAAGCCATTGAAGAGTTGGATCCCTCTTTGTTGGCCCGGGAATCGGCCTTTGCACCAAAATCTCCTTGTGCTGAGGAACTGTGGAGCCCCCCTAGCTTACAAAATGCAAGCCAAGGTTCCAGGGAAAGCATGCCAAGGGAAGCAGGCCCCAGGAAAGGCCGTTCCCCACGCAAAGTTGCATCACGCACACAGTGAACCAATATTGACTGCCCTATGGGATCTATCTTCTTTAGTTACCGATTGTGCGCTCTGATGCCAGCAAAACCCAAGAGCCTTGGTACAACCAAATGCTTCTTACCCCCAAAATTGAGCAGGCTCATTGGCCAGTTGATCTTCAAGCCTCTGGATTTAGAGGAGCTACCCTGATAGGCCTTTTCATGGTCAAGGTTGGAGCCCACAATATCTAAAGGTTACCTTTCACCAAGGCCTGTGCCACAAGAATGGAGGTAGGAGTCTGGCCGGGAGGAATGACTTGAGCTCAGGCCACGGCTCCTGTCTTGGCGGAGTCTTTTTGGGCTCTGGGCACATGTGGGGCCACTTCCCGCAGGGCCATCTCCAGTTGCTCCATGTGAAATGGCTTGCTCAAGACCAAACGCACCAGCTTTCTCTCCAAGGCTCTTCGCGCAGGGGCAGTGTCCCAGGAGCCTGTCATAAGAATGATCCTGGCCTGAGGATCCATGGCCATCATTTCCTCGACTGCAGCAAGGCCGCCTTTGCCGGGCATCTCCATATCCATCAACACCACGTCAGGAGGGCTTGCCCTGTATGAACGCAGGGCTTCTTCTCCTTCCGAAGCCAGCTGCACCTTGCATCCCCAGTGCTGAAGGCGCCCCTTGAGCAGATCCCTGACGCCTTGCTCATCGTCCACTACCATGACAGATATCCCTTCCAATGGCCGGTGGCTCTCCAACACCTCCTCTTGGGGCTGTGCAAAGCTCTCCAGGGCCTTGGTTTCAGCCTCCTGCCGGGCCAGCTCCTCATCCAGGAGCCTGCGTATTTCCGAAAGGCTGTAGCCATATGCTGTGAGGATCTTCCTCTGGGTGCTCAGGCGACATGGGAAACCCCGCTCCACCCGGTCCACTGTGAGCACCGAAATACCGGCCTTCCTGGCAAGCTCCGTCTTGGTCCACATCTGGGCCTCCCGGAGCCTCTGAAACAGATTTTTATGGGAACCAGACATCTCTCTCCTCAAGCAGCTCACACCCGCTCATGCCCCAAGATGGTAAGCCCCCCTTTTAACGGCATCTTGAATATCCCAAAAGCTTTTGCTTGTCAATTCATTCTTTCCTCAATCTGACCACTCCAGGAAATCCTTGTACAAAACCTCCAGTCGAGGTGCCCCTAACCCAAGGGAACTCAAGACTTCTTCCAGCCCAAAACTTTCCCCCGGTGCCCAAAGCCGTCGAAGAAACTCCCCTGCATCCCTGGAAACAAACCAGCGGGGGCCGAACTGCTCCTTGATATATCCCCTCAAGAGCACCTCTCCGGCCCATGCTCTTAAGTAGTCTGCCGAGTACAGCTCTTCCTCCAGGTCCAAAAGAGCCTCACAGGGCTCGTGCCTCATGGCAGTTGCCCAATCCAGCCACTTGGGGTAGCACTCCCAATCCTTCCAAACAGCCTTGTCCAGGAATTCTTTTTGGAACAGGAGCTTCCCAGCATATCTTCTCATCACGTAAAGACCCTTTCTCCGCCTTTCAATGCATATGGCTTCGGCCTCCTTGTCCGAAAGCCCCAGTTGGAAAGACAGGAACTGAGGATCACGCACCAGGGCCTCCATCAAGAATCCGAAACATTCTGTGAGGGCATAGGAGCGGGGAAGGTGGCGATAGGGATAGGCCAGTTTGGGATCAGCATGGCAAAGCTGAAGAGCATGGCCCAGCTCGTGCAAGCCAGCCTCCAGATCCCCAAGCCCTCCCAGGGGCTTCAAGGTGATGTATATCTCATCGGGCACACTCACAGGCACACACCTGGACAAGACCGCTTTCCCTTTCCTGGGCTCCGCATCCAGGTGAATTCTGGAGCCCATAACACCCTCAAAGCCAAGCCCATCCAATAGATTTTTGAAAGCCTTGACAATACCGGTTCCTGCTGAGGGAAGCACAACTCCGTCTGACTGCATCAATCTGAGCATGTGGAGATGGCTCACACCCCTGGGCTCTCTGCCAAGGCTGGACTCAACCCATGGAAGGACTCCTCGCAGGTAGCTTTCCTTGGTGATTTCCAAGAACTCCAGGCACTCTGCAACCAGGGCCTCAAGATCCAATCCTTTTTTTTCCTGGAAGAACTCCAGATACCCACTGTATCCAAAATCCTCCTGAAGGATGTTGCAAAGACCCTCCCATATCTTGGCCTTCATCAAAGATGCCTTTTGGAAAAGAGGGCGGGCTGCCTCCAAGATCGCCTCCCTCTCAAAGAAATCCTCCTGGCTCATCAACCATCCTTCCATCTCAGCCAATGAAACGGCCTGGTCCCCCACCTGGACCCTTGCTTCCACCATGAACTGCGCCAGGGCCTGGTCTCTCAACAACAGGTCCATTCTGGAGAATTGCCCCACACAGGCGAAATAGGTCCTCATGGCTCTCTCTCTTGTATCTGGGTCGCACTGCCCTTGAGCAAAGTTCTTGAGCCATACAATAGAGTCCAGGTCTGTGGCCACCGGATGGGAGGCGTAGATGGCCCCGGTCTGCTGCTGTTCCTTGATCCCCTGTTTGATCTGCAAACACTGTCTGGAAAGCTCTTTCAGGAGATCTTCCAGATCATATTGAATAGCCCTGAAGTAGCCGTTATCCATGGCTGGCATCACTCATGGGTGGTTCTTTCAATGCCTGTTAGCAAAGGGGTCATAGGCCTTCTTCTTCATAAACGTTGGCAATACAACACAGGAAGGTGGCTGGCTCCGAAGAGCTCAGGTTCCTCATGCTGTGGGGTTCCATGCTGGGGATATAGACCAAGTCGTGAGGCCCCAGTATCTTTTCTTCCAGGATCCTGTCGGTTTGGGGATCATGGCAGGCGCAACTCAGAGTGCCGCTCAAGATGTACATGGTTTGATGATAAAAGTGATTGTGAATAGGTATTTCTCCACTAGGCCCTATGGTAAAGAACCTAAGGCCGTACTCCGGAGCCCCCTCTGGACCGGCCTGCGAAAGCCACCGGATCCAGACCTCTTTTACCGGAAGACTCTTTCCCTTGTAAGGAAAGCTCTCGATCTTTTGGTCGAGTCTGTCTTTGACATTCAAGACATTCATGGATGTGAACCTCCCCTGTTGGCTGGGCCCATGGTGGGGCCTCTCTTTGCTAGATTATATCGGATTAACCTCGAAAAAAAAGAAGGGGCCTCTTGAAAACTCCTTTTTTAAGGATAGATTGGCAGCAGAAAACATTGGGTTCAAAAACTAGTTAACCCAAGGAGGAAGGCCATGGTTATGGAAAAACACACCCTTCACCAGAGATTGCAGGAGTACTGCAATTGCTATTCGGGATCAGATCCCAAGGCAGAACTCTCCCTTCTCAGTGCAGCCGGTGTCTCTTCTGACATGACGGGGGATTCCGAGGAGGTGGCCATAAAGCTGCTCGGGCTCATGATACTTTATGGACTGCGGGAAAGTGCAAGCAGTGTGGAACTTTGGCGAGACCCCTCTGAGAAGACTCACATAGAGGTTAAGGCCACGGGAAAATATCGACTTGCTGCCCCTGGGGCAAAGTTGGTGGAAAAGGCCTTCAAAGTCATGAGGGCAGTGACTCACTTGGAAGGTGATAATACGTCTGCTTCGCTGGCCTTGGGGCTTGGCATGGACAGCCTTTCTTTGGGAGTGGAGTTCCAGAAATGGGAAAATTGGGACATTCTACGCATCTCCATGCCCAAAGTGTGAGCACGGCCAGGCTCTATGGTGAAGTGTTCAGGAGGCTTTTCTTAGAAGCTACTTTTACTGGTTGAGCACCTCGGAAATGCTCATGTGGTGGATCTTTCCCTGGTCCATGAATGTGAAGATCCCCTGGTCATGGGAAAGATTGTGTGCACCTTCCAGGGATTTTGAGCTTTGAAATTTTTTTAGGGCCAGCACAGCCATTCCTCTGGTTGAAGAATCAGCTGAAGCCAGAAAAGCCTTTATGGAGTCTAGCACATCTGGTTTCCCCAACTCATCCTGATAAAGTTCTCCAAGCCTAAAGACCCCCCAAAGAAACCCTCGGGCTATGCCTTCAGGCATGCGCATCAAATCATCGGTTTTCAGGAAGGAGACGAAGATGGGCAGAAACTCCTGTGCCAGGCCCTTCTCCCTGGCCAAGATCTCTGCCAGGGCTTCCGGGGCTCCCCAGCCTATGCTTCCCGACTCCTCATTGAGGCTCCAAAGCAGGCGACGAATCACATCCCTTGCAGACTCCTTGTCCTCTCTCATCAACTTGGAGACCAGAAACCCCACAGCCTCCACAGCCCTCCATCTGAGCATGGGCTCAGGGTTTGAAAGGGCTGCAACGGCCTGGCTGACCAGCCCCCTGGAGGCGTCCTTTTCCAGGTTCTCCAGGGAAGATGGCCAGTCCTGGGATTTCAAGGCCTCCAACAACCTCTTTCTGGTAGAACCACTCACATTCTCTCCAGCACCAGCCGGCCCATCTTGCGACCCAGCTCCACGCACTCTTGCAAGCATTTTTCATCGGGCACGTATTGCACCTTTACCGAAGGCAGGGCAATCTCCACCTTCATATCTTGAAGAGCCTGTTCCACCATTCGCACACCTTCGCCGCTCCAACCATAGGACCCAAAGGCTGCTCCCATCTTGTTCTGGGGTTTCAGCCCTCGCATATAGTGAAGAAGGTCTGCCATCCTGGGAAGCATTCCATTGTTCAGAGTGGAGGAGCCGAAGATCAAGGCCGAGGCATCCAGAACCTGTGTCATCACATCGCTTCTGTGGGTAAAACGCAGGTCCATGACCTGCACGCTGAGCCCTTCCTGGATGAGCCCATCTGCAACGGCCCTGCCCATGGAAGCTGTGCTCTCCCACATGGTGTCGAAAACCACCAGGGCCTTGCGTGCCTTGTCTTGACGGCTCCAGGCATCATAGGCCCCCAGGATTGCCCCAGGGTCTTTGCGCCATATTATGCCGTGGTCTGGGGCTATGATATCCACTGGCAGGCCCATCTCCCTCACTCCGCCCAAGAGCTTCTGGACCAAGGGCGAGTAAAGCAAGAGAATGTTGGCATAGTACTTGGCCGCATGCTCCATGAGCTCGGCTCCGGGCACCTGGTCATCAAAACGCTCGCTTGTGGCCCAGTGCTGGCCGAAGGCGTCGCTGGATATCAGAAGAGCATCTTCTTGCAGATATGAGAACATGCTGTCCGGCCAATGGAGCATCCGGGTCTCTATGAACTTGACTGTTCGCCTGCCCAGGCTTATCTCATGGCCTGTCTCCACCACCTCAAAGGGCCAGTCCGGCCTGTGGTAGTGTTGCAAGAGAGCCTGTTTGCCCCTGGAGGAGCAAAAAAGCTTCTTGGGACGGCATATCTCCATGATCTCGGGAAGAGAGCTGGAGTGGTCCATCTCCGCATGATTGACCACCACGTAATCTATTTTCTTGGGATCTATGATCACAGAGATCTTTCTTAACAAATCATCTTTGAACCCCCTCTTCACGGTGTCAAAGAGAGTCACCTTCTCGTCCAAGACCAAAAAGGCATTGTAAGTTGTGCCCTTGGGTGTTGAGTAACCATGAAAATCCCTGAGATTCCAGTCTATTGCACCCACCCAATATATGTCCTTCTTAAGCTCTATCTCACCCATTTTCACCCCCAGCGATTCAGAATCTATCATTGAATTCAACCTGTTGGACCGTGTTTGCCCCATGGAAAATCATCAAGCCCCCAAATTCTCACCAGCCACTGTGCAAAAACCGGCTCCCAGGTCTTTACAGACGATTCTAGCCCACCTTGCCTTGGCCAGAAAGTGATCCTGGCTTTGCGGGCCCATGATGGAGCGGCCCACACTTGCTGATGGGTTTTCCTTTTCTGGATACAGCACCTTGAAAAGCCCTTTGATTTAGTTTTCTTCCCAAAGCTAGCATGGATCATGGCCCTTTGGATATCTTTATACACCCTGGTGGTAATTTCCCGTGAAACTCCATCTTTTTCAGACCCTCAGGGGGCTTTTGCGCAAGGCTGCCTCTAGTTCCCGGGGGTTGGACAGGGGCTCCCTACAGGAGTTCCCCTCACAGAGATAGGCCCTGGCACCTGAAGCTCCCGGCTCCATGGAAAGCACGTAAGGAGCCAGGTGAGCAAGTCTCTTGCCTTTTTCGCCCTTATCTTTCAGAAGCAAGACACGTCTAGGATTAAAGCCCTTTCTTAGCTCTTTGAGCATCTCTGATGAGGAGGCCTGATCCAGGTCTCCTGCTATTACCACCTCCTGGGTGGGTCCCAGGAGGAAGTCCAAAGCCAAGAGTATGTGGGTATGGGCCACAGGGACCCGAGTCAAGGACCCTGAGAAAGCCCGTAGGGTTGCCCAGGCCTTCTCTTCCAGCTCTGGCTTTCCCAACATCCTGCCCAGGCGAGCCAGGTTCATTGCAGCCATGGAATTTCCCGAAGGAATGGCTCCGTCATAGGCCTCTTTGGGCCTGGAGATGAGTCGCTCGGCTTCTTTGGATGTGAAGAAAAACCCCCCTTTCTTCTCATCCCAGAACAGATCCAGCATTATCCCCGTCATTTCCAATGCCTTCTCTAGCCAATGCACTTCAAAGGTTGCCTCATAGAGCTCCAGGGCCCCCCAAACCATGGCAGCGTAATCCTCCAGGCAGCCTTCCTGGGCAGCTTCCCCCTGTCTCCAACGGCGAAAAAGCAATCCTCTGTTGTCTCTCATGGCCCCCAGCACGAAGCTTGCCGCTGCAGCCGCTGCCCCGGCATAGGATGGCTCATCCAGAACCCAGGAAGCCCTGGCCAAAGCTGCCACCATCAAGCCATTCCAGCCCGAGAGGATCTTGTCATCTTTGAAAGGCCTTGGCCTTCGGCTTCGGGCTTCCAGCAGAAGCAGCCTGCCCCTTTCCATCAGGTCTTCCAGCTGTTCCAAGCTCATGCCTTGTCTTGAGGCAAACACTTCTGGCTCCATGGGCATGTGGGCAATGCTGGCGCCCTCCTCGAAGTTCCCCTCGTGGGTGATACCATAGAGCTGACACATCAAATCTCCCAATTCCTCGCCCAGGACGGCTCGAACCTCGTCCGGCCTCCATGTATAGAAGGCCCCCTCTTTGCCCTGGGTGTCTGCATCCTCGGCACAGTGAAAACCGCCTTGGCTTTCCCTGAGATTCTCCAGGACGTATTGGGCTATTTCCCTTGCCACTCGGGCAAACATGGACTCCTGGGTAACCTGGTAAAGCTCACAGTAAGCCATAAGCAGCAGGGCCTGATCGTAGAGCATTTTTTCGAAATGGGGCACAAGCCATCTCTCGTCCACAGAGTAACGGTGAAATCCAAAACCCACCTGATCGAATATGCCTCCCCAGCGCATGTTCTTGAGGGTGTGCCTTACCATTTCCAGAGCCGAGCTTTGGCCGCCTCTGGCATGCCATCTAAGGAGAAAATAAAGCTGGTGGGGAGTTGGGAATTTTGGTGCCTGGCCGAATCCACCGAAACGGGTGTCGTATGTTCTGGACAAGCCCTCATACGCCCTGCGCAGCAACTTGATGTCCAGGGTGTCAGCAGCAGTGTGTTCGGAGGCCTGGTGAAGTTGATTCAGTGTTTGTGCCACCTCTGAAGCGGCCTTGAGAACCTTTGATTTGTCTGTTTGCCAGAGGGCGGCTATATGGAGAAGCAGCTCCCCGAAACCCGGCAGACCCATTTTGCTAACCTTGGGAAAATATGTGCCTGCGAAGAAAGGCTTCCCATCAGGGGTCAAAAAAACAGATAAAGGCCATCCCCCCTGGCCCGTGAGTGCCTGGCAGGCGGTCATATAGACTTGGTCCACGTCGGGTCTCTCCTCACGGTCCACCTTCACGGGCACGAAAAACTGATTGAGCAACCTGGCTATGGCTAGGTCCTCAAAACACTCGTGAGCCATCACATGACACCAATGGCAGGTTGCATACCCCACCGAAAGGAAAATGGGCTTCTCTTCGGCCCTGGCCTTGGCAAAGGCATCTTCCCCCCAAGGGTACCAATCCACTGGATTGTGGGCGTGCTGAAGCAAGTAAGGGCTTTTTTCCCTGGAAAGTCGATTCATGGGACCTTCTGGCTTCTGGGCCATGGGAGCCTCCAACGGGAACAGGACAGGCTGAGCCTTCCGGTTCTGGACTCGACACCTCTTTTACAGTCTACCCGGTATGAGGGCTGCTGTCTCGTGTCTGGATAGGTTAAAAAAAGCAGAGCGACCCTTGGTGGAAGGCCCTGGGGGAGGGATCCCCCAGGGCCCGTCTCACAGGTTTATCCCACCGGTTTGAAGAACTTCTTCCCTATACCGCAGAGGGGACATTTCCAGTCCTCTGGTAGGTCCTGAAATGGAGTGCCTGGAGGGATCTTGCCCTTCTTGTCACCCCTTTTGGGATCGTAAATATATCCACACGTGGCCCCTGGACACTGGTATTTTTGCTCTGGGTTCAAGCTCTTACCTCCTGGGTGGAAGCGCTGCCCATGGAAGGCATGGTGAAAATCCTGGTTCCCAATTCCCTGTCCAGCTGATAAAGGCTCGCAGGATGTTCTCCTGCCAGCTTCAGCTTCTGGATCACCTCTGTAGCCGAGGACTCCTCCTCCACCTGTTCAGTCACAAACCACTGGAGAAATATCTCCGTGGCATGGTCATGTTGTTCCCTGGCCAAGTCCACCAGCGAGTTTATCCTGGCTGTCACATTCTGCTCGTGTTTCAAGGCATCCTGGAAGGCAGCCAGAGGAGAGTCCCAATCCCATGGTGGGGCTTCCAAGGCACCCAGCCGAGCCCTGCCACCCCTTTCATTCAAGAAGGAAAAGAACTTGCTTGCATGGGTAAGTTCCTCCATGGCCTGCACCTTCATCCAGTGGGCAAACCCTCCCAGGCCCAGAGCCTGGAAGTAGCTTGCCATGCCCAGGTAAAGGTAGGCGGAGAAAAATTCCCATCTTAGCTGCTCATTGAGGGCTTCTTCCACTTTTTCGCTTAACATGCCATCATCCCTTCCACAAGCCGTGCAGATTGCAATATTCCCTGGCCACAGCATCAGGAGCCTTGATCTGGAAAAATGCCTCGGGCAGCTCCCCGGGCTTCAAGAACTGCCTGTAAGCCTTGTCCCCCACCAAGAGCTCCACCCACTCTATGAAGTGCTTTTCCTCCATGGGATGGGCAATGCTGCCCACCCTCACCTTGATCCCGTCCTGGGTATGCTCCACCACAGGCACGTGCTTTTCCAAAGACGCATCCACGGTGTTTTCCTGGCAAAGCTTCATGGGCTGGCCACAGCAAACAAGTTGCCCCACGCCCCCATGGAGCACCTCCACCATGTTGCCGCAGACCTCACATTTATAAACCTGTAGTTTTTCCGCCATGGTAACCTCCTTTCTTTGCTTGGGCTTTTATCTCTTGGTGTTTGAGCTTTTCAGATCAAAGATCTGACCTCCTTTAGAACCTGCTGGTAATCAGGCTCCTGGGTTATTTCCTTGACCCACTGGGCGTATCTGAGTATTCCATCCCGATCCACAAGAAAAACAGCCCTGCTCAGAAGCCTCAATTCCTTTATGAGTGTTCCATAGGCCAGTCCGAAACTTGCCTCCCTGTGGTCTGAAAGGGTGCGCACCCTGTCCACACCGGCTGCAGCGCACCATCGTCTCTGAGCAAAGGGCAAGTCCATGCTCAAGGTCAGGATCTCCACATCAGGCCCCAGGGCCGCAGCCTCTTGATTGAACCTGCGGGTCTGAGTGTCGCACACCGGAGTGTCCAGTGAAGGCACGGAGCTGATGATTATTGTCTTGCCAGCCAAAGATCCAAGGCTCACTGGGGACAGGTTGTTGTCCAGGGCCTGGAAATCAGGAGCTTTCTCTCCTATTCTGGGTTCTTCACCCAGTAGGGTCAGCGGATTGCCCTGGAATGTCACGATGCCTGCTCTTTCCATCATGGATAGAAACCTCCTCATTTTATTTGGGCAGTTCTTGTGTCAGGCCTGGATTTCCCCTTGGGCCTCATCAGTAATTTTCCCCCAAGAGCTCATAGTAGGCTCTTGGATGTGCGCATGCCGGACATGTATCCGGGGCCTCCGTTCCCTCGTGCAGGTAGCCACAGTTCCTGCATCTCCAAACAACAGGCTGGCTTCTCTTGAACACCATGCCCTTTTCTATGTTGCGTGCTAGGTCGCGGTAACGTTTCTCATGCTGTTTTTCTGCCACAGAGACTGCCTCGAACACACTGGCTATGGCATCGAAGCCCTCTAGCCTGGCCACCTGAGCGAATCCTGGATATAGAGAGGTGTGTTCATAGTTTTCGCCTTGGGCCGCAGCCAAGAGATTCTCCAGGGTGTTGCCCACCTTGCCGGCCGGGAAGGAAGCGGAAACCTCAAGCTCCCCCCCTTGAAGGAAACTAAAGAATCGCTTGGCATGTTCCTTTTCCTGATCCGCAGTCTCCTGAAAAATCCAGGCTATCTGCTCATAGCCTTCTTTCTTAGCCTGGCTTGCAAAATAGGTGTACCTGTTCCTGGCTTGTGATTCCCCGGCAAAAGCCGAAAGCAGATTCTTCTCGGTTCTGGTCCCCTGTAGCTCCATGTGTACATCACCTCCTGCTTATCCTCAGAAATATGGCTGGCCTCATCCTTTTGTCCAGGAAGGCCTAAAGCCCTTGGAAAGCCTGTATCAGCATCTTTTGCAAGAGCTGCACAAAACCACTAGCTCCAGATTGTGCCCTATGACCTGGTGCCCTTGGATCTCTTGAGGAATGCGGGATGCTATTTCCCTGAGCTCCCAAGGGGCATCCATCACCCTAGCGCATCTGACACAGCGCATGTGGAAATGAGGAAACATGTTTCCATCGAAGCGCATCTTGGGGCCTGCTGTCTCCACCTTTCTTATGATTCCCGCACGGGACATGGTCTCTAGGTTTCTGTAAACCGTTGCCAAACTCACACGTGGCAGCTTTTTGCGAATCCTCTGGAAAATTTCCTCGGCCGTGGGATGGTCCTGAGAAGACCTAAGCTCATCCAGTATGACTTCCCTCTGGGGAGTCAGAATCATTTCCTTTGGCCGCCCCATACTAGCCTCGCGAATAGGAACTATTTGCATTTAAAGCCAAAGCCTTCATCCTGTCAAGACCCTTGAGTACCAAATCTGCAATTAAAATCTGTTATGCCCTGGAGAATTCTGCCCCGCTACAAGGGCCTGGTGGCCCTTTCCAGCCAGGCCGCCTCCTCGGGTTCCAGCTCTGGCCCCAGTGATAGCATTATCTGCTTATGATACTGGTCCACCCAGTCCCGTTCGCGGGCAGTGAGCATTTTGAGGTTTATGAGCTTTCTGTCAAAAGGTACCATGGTGATTGTCTTGAACCTCAGAAAGGGGCCATATTCACTGTCCAATTCCTCGGCCCTTTCCACCATCATCACGTTTTCCAGACGGATGCCAAATTCCCCTTGCTGGTAGTAGCCCGGCTCGTTTGTGACAAACATCCCTTCCTCCAAGGCCACCCCGGTGTCCTTGGGGGATATGGCCTGAGGGCCTTCGTGCACGTTGAGGTAACAACCGATCCCGTGGCCTGTGCCATGTCTGTAGTCCAGTCCAGAGTGCCAAAGGTAAGTCCGCGCCAGGGCATCCAGTTGCTTTCCCGTGGTCCCCTTAGGGAAATTGAGGCCGGCCAGCATGATGTGCCCTTTCAAGACCCTGGTAAACAGTTCCTTCTGGAGGGGGGTGG from bacterium encodes the following:
- a CDS encoding desulfoferrodoxin; the encoded protein is MAEKLQVYKCEVCGNMVEVLHGGVGQLVCCGQPMKLCQENTVDASLEKHVPVVEHTQDGIKVRVGSIAHPMEEKHFIEWVELLVGDKAYRQFLKPGELPEAFFQIKAPDAVAREYCNLHGLWKG
- the tpx gene encoding thiol peroxidase — translated: MMERAGIVTFQGNPLTLLGEEPRIGEKAPDFQALDNNLSPVSLGSLAGKTIIISSVPSLDTPVCDTQTRRFNQEAAALGPDVEILTLSMDLPFAQRRWCAAAGVDRVRTLSDHREASFGLAYGTLIKELRLLSRAVFLVDRDGILRYAQWVKEITQEPDYQQVLKEVRSLI
- a CDS encoding rubrerythrin family protein, encoding MELQGTRTEKNLLSAFAGESQARNRYTYFASQAKKEGYEQIAWIFQETADQEKEHAKRFFSFLQGGELEVSASFPAGKVGNTLENLLAAAQGENYEHTSLYPGFAQVARLEGFDAIASVFEAVSVAEKQHEKRYRDLARNIEKGMVFKRSQPVVWRCRNCGYLHEGTEAPDTCPACAHPRAYYELLGENY
- a CDS encoding transcriptional repressor is translated as MGRPKEMILTPQREVILDELRSSQDHPTAEEIFQRIRKKLPRVSLATVYRNLETMSRAGIIRKVETAGPKMRFDGNMFPHFHMRCVRCARVMDAPWELREIASRIPQEIQGHQVIGHNLELVVLCSSCKRC